The nucleotide window CTCCCGATTCTACCCCACCGCCCAACAATTACTGTTCTTCTTCCCCGAGTCAGACGCACACGGCACACCCACCAGAACACCACAACCCGCCGGAAAGAAACTCGACCCTGCAATAGCACGCTGAAAGGCCACGGCTTAGGCCTGGAAAATACGGTCGCGTCACAAATCTGCAGGTCGGCTGCTCCCGCAAGGCCGCAACCCACCCGGATCAAATCAAAGAAATAAATGGAGCAAAATTTGATACATGCAAAGCTAGCACCTGTGGACAAGAACAGCCATGGATTCAAAACCATCAGCGGAGGAAAACATTCAAACAGAACACATAAACTGGCCATGACGAGCCGACATGATGGGAAAGAACTCACCTGATCGGagctcgcgaggtggacgacggTCTCCCTGCCACTGGATTTGGAGTTTCGACCCTTCCGTGTTGACTGCTTCCGGTGGATCTGGGCGAAACTTAATGGAACCGGCGGCGGAACCGAGTCCCGCTTGAGAGACACGAGGACCTTGCCGCAGTCAGTTCGCGGTGGTGCCGTAGATTGAAGGAGAGCAGAGCGTTGGCGTGGTGCCCGAGCCGAGATTGAATGTGGCCGCGCCGTTTTCCAGGCCGCGGCTAGGAGTGTGCGTCGTCGGTGGAAACGCTCACCCAGCGGATTTGCACCAAGAATGGCTTAGCGACGCTGGTCGTCGGCTCGTCGCCGGCAAGCACGAGAGCGCCGCACaccatgagagagagagagagagagagagagagctcagGGGCGGTGGTCGGGTGGGGGTTTCGGGCGATAGTAATGGGAAGGGTCCACGCAAATTTTCTTTCCATGTCAGACGAGGCTCGTTTTGTGCCGGCACATATCCCCGTCCGTGGAAGGCGACCCGATGCACGCATCTTAGACCGTTCGCGTATGAACAAACAAACTAATACGATGTGTATATGCTTGTACAACTGTTCAATATCCCAGGCTGGTACTGATAGTTACCATCTCAAAGCGAGAACGCACGCGCAAGATACCGTGCACACATGCCGCCGTGCGTAAAACTCCGTTCTAATTACCATTGTCATTTCTTTACTTGAACTCTTGTGCTGCATTCTTTACTAACCCTTTCCTTCCTGAATAGGAAAGATGAAAGTGTTTTCTCTGATCCAACCTACAATGTATCTGTTCTTTTTGGGAAGAGGGATGAGGTATTCTCATCAGAACATCCATATTGTCAGGCCTGATTGTGGACACATCTAATGACTCTGCATAACGTTGTGATTGCAGCCACTCCTGCTAGCTTGTGCACGTCAACTTATCGAGCATATAAGGTTTGCATTCTTAACCATCTCATCTTGCTATCTGCTGTTTCCCCCATCTTTGATTAGTTTTTCAAGTTTTTGTCTGTGTACCTGTCAAGCACCGTTAATAACTGCATGTAATTTTGGATGAGGAGTTCCATGTGGGACAATGCATACCTATGGCCCATCAATTGTTCCGTTTAGTCATTGGTTAGGCTGTACTGGCAACAACATTGAAAGCAAGCAGCAATAAGCTCCTCTTTTTTAACACTGTTGTTGAATTTCCGTGCAAATGTTCTCCAACACCCTTCAGTGTTGTAAGGATTAGACTTAAATGGGCAGCATTGTTTAAAAAAGCCATGGTAATCCAAAACCGTAGTATTTCAATGCGGGCAAGCAGTACTCCATTTCTCTAAAACCGCTGATTTTCTTTGTTTAAGCAATACTACTGGTGCGTTTGGCGGTGCTGTTTTACCACACTGCTAACGGCCGCCGGCTGCATGTGGCCTTACCATGCACGAGGTCAAAATGTCTTCACCTAGATGCTACAATCTGTAGCAGGCTAGAGTTATCAATTGTATGCACACGTATGTAATCTAGCACATGGATTCACCGATTCACGCATAATCTTTGCATGAGTTGTTGATGTTTCAGGATTCAACTAGCGCACCTATATATCCTGCCTATACGTCCATGTGCTTCCAGCCGGGGCAAAATAGTTTGCGAGTGTACGTGCGTTTTAGAATTGATCGGCAAATTAGTTTAACTTGCTGTGTACGACTTTGCTTCTAGCTATTGGCTAGCTAGCCTTCTGCGTACGAGAGTGCTCCAATGACCCCAATCGGTCTACTGCACCAATCTTCGTCCGAGACTTGCTACTCGTCGGAAAATAATTGGCAACCAAGGAGTCGATAAAAGCGTGCAAGATCACTAAAAAATAATTTGTGTTGCCATCCCATCTAGGGATGACATCTCTAACCTACATGCAGCCCCTTACGGCAGGGTTGCAATCATTAGACTGAACAGATAAGGACGGGATATAGAAGGTGAGCTTGATTCGCTTATGGCTGCAAGGGAGAGATGAGCTCGCAGGTGACGATGGTCGGAAGGACCTAAGAGACGGACTAAACGCAAGCTAATCAAACTGAAACGCCTAATAATCAGGAGATAGAATACAATTCATTTACCAGATAACAGACAAAGGAAAAATAGTAGGCGATCGCATCTGATCTTCTTATAGAGTAATTCATTTAAAGGCTATGCGTGAATTCAGGTATTAGATTACATACGTGTATATATAAGCGATAACTCTAGCCTGCTACAGATCCTAGCATCTAGGTGAAGACGTTTTGACCTAATGCATGACAAAGCTGCATGCAGCCGGCGGCTGTTAGCATGGGTTGGTTAAAATCTGTAGTAAAACAGCACCGCCAAACACACCGGTAGTATTGCTTAAACAGAGAAAACCATGGTTTTAGGGAAACGAAGTATTGCTTGCCCACACATTGAAATACTATGGTTTAGGATTACCATGGTTTTTTTTAAACAAAATGCTGCCAAACTAGGCCTTCAGTTTTTGTTTCATCCAAACACCTCAAAGTTTATAATACAATGATTTTTCAGAAACCACGGTATTTCCCAAAAACTGCAAAAATACTTTGCATCCAAGCGCACCCGTAATATTTTCTTCACCCTATAGTTTTTGTGCCAATTTTTATACTGAAGTTAGTACCCAACCCGTACAGGTTCGCTCATAGGGCTGATATACCACATGCCATTTGCCTACATACGCATGCACAAATGACTTACGTATCAGGGTTGGTTAACTTTGTCTCACCGTTTTGTACTTATATTGTTGTTATACTTGTTTTGAAGTGGTAGTGGCTCAGCTCGGCCGTTGGTGATCTCTCTTGGTTTGAAAGATCATTCCCAGGTAAGAATTGAAACAATTTCCATGTTATGATTGCCATATTATGTGGACCATGTACAATTGATCTTTACTTTTCAGAACCCCTAGAAATTCTCATGTACTATTACTGCTGTACATATCACTGAGGACAGTTTGTCATTTTGCTTTCGATCCAATAGTATTATAAATGTATGTCTGATACAATTACGACAATTTTGTAGGGAACATTGAAAGATGTAGTTTCTGCCATTGTTGACAACCGCCTATGGTGATAACTTTGCAAAGGTTGGGATGGGCACATAAATGTTCAGTTCATTTACAGAGACATTGACATACACAAGCTGTCAGAGCAAAATCGGCCCTCCCTTATCATGCATGAATCTCTAGAAATTATGTAATTAGAATTTATTCCAGATTCAGTTATCATGAGATGATTTTCCCCACTAAAATGCCTAATGATCAATATTTCCCTAATGTAACTTGAGGGGTTGCGACTTGAAACCTATTCAATCATAAAAAATAGCCAATCATGTCCGATGAAGAAATTGCTTCTCAGGTAGAACAGTATATACAAAAAGAAAACTTACAACAGTACAGTAGTATGAACACCATGAATGAAATTGCTAAATGTGAGGAAACGCCATGAAATATGAAGACTGGGAGATAACTAGCTGCTATCTATTGCTCTTGCTGGTTTCTGCTACTGTAAATCTTCTTTCTTTTTTGATCGCTCTTGCTGGTTCCTGCTACTCTAACCTTTTTCTTTTGAGACATCTGTTACTCTGAACCTGATCGTTGGGCATCAATGACGTGTCGTCCTCCATCTTGGGGTAGAGGAGCTCATCCAATGTGCATGAAAAGCGCTCGCTGTTTTCCTCCGTGGGAATCGTCTGCATATCCTCAAGCAAGCTGTCAATATCGATGTCCTCAAGGAAGCCATCGAAATCGGTATCTTCGAGCACGGGGAAGGGACTCGCAGCCACCTGCTGTGAATCTATGTCGTCGGGCATGGGGAAAGAGGGACTCATAGGCACCTGCTGCAAACCCTGCTGTGCCTGGCACCAATCGTCGAACTCATCAGCCAGGTAGCCGCTTTGAGCAGCCAGCGCCGCCGGTGGTGATGGGAGCTCCGTCTTCAGCGTGCATGTGGTTTCCTGGCAGCCAAAGTGCTTGGCGTCGATTGGAGTTTCTTGGCAGCCAAAGTGATCGGCGTCTACTGGAGTTTCTTGGCAGCCAAAGTGCTCGGCGTCTACTGGAGTTTCTTGGCAGCCAAAGTGCTCGGCGTCGACTGGAGTTTCTTGGCAGCCAAAGTGCTCGGCGTCGACTGGAGTTTCTTGGCAGCCAAAGTGCTCGGCGTCGACTGGAGTTTCTTGGCAGCCAAAGTGCTCGGCGTCGACTGGAGTTTCTTGGCAGCCAAAGTGCTCGGCGTCGACTGGAGTTTCTTGGCAGCCAAAGTGATCGGCGTCGACTGGAGTTTCTTGGCAGCCAAAGTGCTCGGCGTCGACTGGAGTTTCTTGGCAGCCAAAGTGCTCGGCGTCTACTGGAGTTTCTTGGTAGTCAAACTGCTCGGCAGACGCCGGCAGTAGCTGCTGCGCCTTCAGCGGGTCTGTGGTTTCTTGGTAGCCAGGGTGCTTGGCGTCTGCTGCAGTTTCTTGGTAGCCAAAGTGCTCGGCAGACGCCGGCAGGCAATGCGTAGCGGCTGCTGGCCCTGATGGCACAGGAGACCGGATCATCGCCGGCAGCACATCCCAGGGCGCATGCCGGTTGGTGTACTGGACGATGTTGTGCTGCGGCCCCATGTAGCTGGCGTCCGGCGTCACCGAGTAGCTTGTGCTTGGCCCCGGCCCGGTGACCGAGTAGCTTGTGCTTGGCCCCGGCGCGGCACCGAAGGCGCCGTAGTGGTAGTCATGTGGCTGCCCGGCTGGCGGCGGCGTCTCCTTGAAAGCAGGGGCGTCTTCATCTTCTTGAGCTGCTTGCTTCCCATTGCTGGGTTTGCTCATCTTGTAGAGGCGGTACAAGGCCATCTCCTCCGCCTGCAAACACACAAAGGCGTGATGAGGAAACAACAGGAGAAAGCAGGCTCAGCTCTGAAATTATAAAGATACATACTCGCaattatgcatgcatgcatggccaATCTAGATGTGTATAGTACGTGGTGTCCATCACAGCTTGAAATGTCAATTAATTTGTGATCACTTCTAAATTACAAGTCTGTCAAGTGTAAACGTGTCCATCACAGCTTGAAATGTCAATTAATTTGTGATCACTTCTAAATTACAAGTCTGTCAAGTGTAAACGTCATGCACAATCACCTTTTTCAGATGATCGACATTAGGACCGGCATGGTACGATAGGAAATCTCAACAGCAGATATATATTTggaaattaagacaactcctctGTTTGTTTGAAATCAAATGACTTCCTAGAAATTTGACTGAGGAAATATACACTGCCACCACCCTCCTTTCTTCGGTGTAAATGTGTTGCGTTGTAGGCTTGTGGCGGTAGATGTTTTCTTAGCTTTGATTGACTAGCAACTTACAAAGAATAGATTTGGTAACGTGAAGATAATAACGTTAGGTTTACCATGGAAACATTATTTATGACCTAAAGTTTTTATACAAACATATACTCAAATTAGACAACCATTAAGCATCATCTATTCATGAAACTGAAGTATGTCTTAATACGTGATACTTTTTTTAGATGAAAAAAAAACTCAAGTTAAACATTCGCCAACCTAGATACGAAGACACCCTCCCCTCCCAAAAATATAGGACCCTGATAAGTGTTACACATGTGGCACAATTATATGGCAACTTCGAACGTTTTTTTATGACAAGTTTAGTTACGTGAGGATGACAACTTTCTTTTCTGATAACAAGTTTCTGTTTTTTGATTCTTTTTTAAATGACAATTTTAGTAGTTATAAAAAGTGTCAGGGTCGGAGTGCTATATATGCAAC belongs to Triticum urartu cultivar G1812 chromosome 7, Tu2.1, whole genome shotgun sequence and includes:
- the LOC125521721 gene encoding proteasome assembly chaperone 3 isoform X2, which produces METPAGSAQAGGRFPLPHRSLSLDIKGNKTDIVISRYEDNFLVIVTQIGCMGTILAAKKDESVFSDPTYNVSVLFGKRDEPLLLACARQLIEHISGSARPLVISLGLKDHSQGTLKDVVSAIVDNRLW
- the LOC125521721 gene encoding proteasome assembly chaperone 3 isoform X1 — its product is METPAGSAQAGGRFPLPHRSLSLDIKGNKTDIVISRYEDNFLVIVTQIGCMGTILAAKKDESVFSDPTYNVSVLFGKRDEPLLLACARQLIEHISGSGSARPLVISLGLKDHSQGTLKDVVSAIVDNRLW